The genomic window ATCGGCGTGTTGAACGTGCGCATCATGTCGCGGTCGACGCGGCTCTTCCAGTCGCTCATGAGTCCTCCGGGACGACCTCGGTGCCTGAGCCGTTCTGGGTGAACACCTCGAGCAGGATGGAGTGGGGTACGCGGCCGTCGATGATGGCAGCCTTGGCGACCCCGCCGTCGACGGCGTCGAGGCAGGCGGTCATCTTCGGGATCATGCCCGATTCGAGCGAGGGCAGCATGGCTCGGAGCTCACTCGTCGTGATCTGCGAGACGAGCGAGTCGCGGTCGGGCCAGTCGCTGTACAGCCCGGCGACATCGGTCAGGATGACGAGCTTGGCGGCACCGAGTGCGACGGCGAGCGCCGCGGCGGCCGCATCGGCGTTCACGTTGAGCGTCTGGCCGGGCTGGTCGAGGTCGGGGGCGATCGAGGAGACCACCGGGATGTTGCCGGCGTCGAGGTAGGCCTGCACCGAGGTCGGGTCGACGCTGACGACGTCGCCGACGAGCCCGATGTCCACGGTCTCGCCGTCCACGACGATCGAGCGACGACGTCCGCCGAACAGGCCCGCGTCCTCGCCGGACAGTCCTGCGGCGAGCGGGCCGTGTTCGTTGATCCGCCCCACGAGCTCGGGGTTGACCTGAC from Plantibacter flavus includes these protein-coding regions:
- the argB gene encoding acetylglutamate kinase, encoding MTQYRDNSPEEAAIKAATLIESLPWLKTFRDQTIVVKFGGNAMVSDELAQAFAEDMVYLRYAGLKPVVVHGGGPQISAMLERLDIHSEFRGGYRVTTPEAMEVVRMVLTGQVNPELVGRINEHGPLAAGLSGEDAGLFGGRRRSIVVDGETVDIGLVGDVVSVDPTSVQAYLDAGNIPVVSSIAPDLDQPGQTLNVNADAAAAALAVALGAAKLVILTDVAGLYSDWPDRDSLVSQITTSELRAMLPSLESGMIPKMTACLDAVDGGVAKAAIIDGRVPHSILLEVFTQNGSGTEVVPEDS